Proteins from one Rhizoctonia solani chromosome 5, complete sequence genomic window:
- a CDS encoding Dual specificity phosphatase, catalytic domain, protein MTSTFSAPSIRYISPTELSELMKSGKEPMKDYVVIDVRDEDFLGGNIVGCVRAPSSNYLTTVDSLISKTKDVPKMIFHCALSQQRGPKAARVYAETRNNKLNPGETPTQEIYVLRGGFTEFQRLFKDDPVLVEKWRKEVWQGY, encoded by the exons ATGACTTCGACTTTCAGTGCACCATCAATCCGTTACATATCCCCCACCGAATTGAGTGAACTTATGAAGAGTGGGAAGGAACCTATGAAGGATTAT GTTGTCATCGACGTTCGCGACGAAGATTTCCTT GGAGGAAATATCGTTGGTTGCGTGAGGGCGCCCTCGTCAAATTACCTTACTACCGTAGACAGCCTTATCTCCAAGACTAAAGATGTCCCCAAAATGATATTTCATTGTGCTTTGTCGCAACAaag GGGGCCCAAGGCTGCGAGGGTTTACGCCGAAACTCGTAATAATAAACTTAATCCCGGCGAGACACCAACACAGGAAATCTACGTCCTCCGTGGCGGATTTACGGAATTTCAACGATTGTTCAAG GATGACCCCGTATTAGTCGAAAAATGGAGAAAGGAAGTGTGGCAAGGGTATTAG
- a CDS encoding Pre-B-cell leukemia transcription factor-interacting protein 1, producing MSDLPAPIFKRTKSRPNRARPPSPEPENATEDKDSGTGAMGLVAKVKSKQKARAKPPAAKLSFGQDEEGDSTEGATAAPKVRKSKLANPSAIRMPETLEQATISNSGPVYDKAYLDQLKAATMSAPPAAAPDGDVEMTLDIEEADGAMVVDTGDVGDVFDAQHTKIPLSSAVIEAKKKREQMRVTGKTNVPQQDEFISLSLTRRDEDAYQGPHPESRLQREDDDLGEGDDDDAEYTGAQERIALGKKGRKEAERARKAGMLEMIEDVEDDEETREWEMAQVRRGGSNNRNEVVEEKPVYKPHAIPVQTPVPTLGPAVARLTQALTKLTTSHAANTKTLTSLGDERSSLEKQEARLRELVTEAEDKRAWFSGFKEWMDSLADFLDEKFPKIEKIEEEFISLLAERAEMISKRRLDDMSDDLSLFLGAPSAGEEMEVVDELGRTVPSSTAPQSAVRRVRREARQSRRSTRPSHAEDQEGYSTDGSLGSSDAQDLTQAIALCRTKASSVFSDVTAEEFRDPRKGVAKWFGEWRERWGDSYTGAWGGLGVVGAWEMWVRLEVLVWDPVIVGLLRAPLDFVPFVLIGCGRIAEHLTPSDDLVLSMTATAIIPRLSKLIQAGALDPYSGKHVKRLRDVVEQIEAIVQVDPAKLNPLLGACIEPFRKAVDGLHTQLGEYNLGAAVFDPEGIPARTRYLVRVSKLVANLVAWRKYTGEKFGVGELIERVLSKVMLPVAEGGWEFIRRPKLTLGHTEIKEATNPKSLGTSPAPSSRSTTPTPGNPDPESGPLARTGLLLINVLAARGLTLPAGVSMPPAVEKALNSQQAQIAASVTSSSVSQRQQAKGHKTRDSMQRKQCWWLPYVVLEFDKNEVLIDALGGEIAAPVWMYQTNFDVSRASEISLQIYLRSGSSNATTNGSDDMGKSDIFLGNVKLTPDFELTASPIPTLVFIIAYDNYQGVKDEWLPVAGGSGQINVQVSYKQQSNAALTIDSFDLLKVIGKGSFGKVMQVRKRDTSRIYALKTIRKAHIASRGEITHTLAERTVLAQVNNPFIVPLKFCFQSEAKLYLVLAFINGGELFHHLQREQRFNEERSRFYAAELLLALEHLHDFNVVYRDLKPENILLDYTGHIALCDFGLCKLNMSDSDTTNTFCGVYVSAPLSLYALLLKGTQEIGRLVDTWRTVVRDVDWITSILRRKHQRNVPQDLQDPLRFGDEIGPDARSLLTGLLTRDPAARLGVNGAEDIKKHPFFAKNIDFKKLVQKKIQPPFKPSVASAIDTSNFDDVFTSEQPLDSVVDSSELGQSVQDKFAGFSYDGRDANGNLTATGQSYIG from the exons ATGTCCGACCTCCCAGCACCAATCTTCAAACGCACGAAATCACGTCCAAACCGAGCTCGCCCACCTTCACCAGAACCCGAAAATGCTACAGAGGATAAAGACTCAGGTACCGGTGCGATGGGCCTCGTGGCCAAGGTGAAGAGTAAACAAAAAGCACGCGCAAAGCCGCCAGCGGCAAAGCTGAGTTTTGGGCAAGATGAAGAG GGTGATAGTACCGAAGGGGCAACGGCGGCACCCAAAGTGCGCAAGTCTAAGTTGGCTAACCCTTCAGC CATTCGAATGCCCGAGACACTCGAACAGGCAACGATCTCTAACAGCGGGCCCGTATATGACAAGGCGTATCTCGACCAACTCAAAGCAGCCACAATGTCTGCACCACCAGCAGCTGCACCCGATGGGGACGTGGAAATGACTTTGGACATTGAAGAGGCGGACGGAGCCATGGTTGTCGATACTGGAGATGTAGGAGACGTATTCGACG CCCAACATACTAAAATTCCGCTCTCATCTGCAGTCATCGAGGCCAAAAAGAAGCGCGAACAGATGCGTGTGACGGGTAAAACTAATGTACCCCAGCAAGACGAATTCATCTCCCTCTCGCTCACAAGGCGAGATGAGGACGCGTACCAGGGCCCGCATCCTGAGAGTCGACTACAGCGAGAAGACGACGATCTTGGCGAAGGGGATGACGACGATGCCGAGTATACTGGTGCACAGGAAAGGATTGCTCTTGGAAAGAAGGGCCGGAAGGAGGCTGAGAGAGCAAGGAAAGCGGGAATGTTGGAGATGATCGAAGATGT GGAAGACGACGAAGAAACTCGAGAATGGGAGATGGCACAGGTTCGACGAGGAGGCTCGAATAATCGCAACGAAGTGGTGGAAGAGAAACCAGTGTACAAGCCACATGCTA TTCCGGTACAAACACCAGTCCCAACACTCGGTCCTGCCGTTGCCCGCCTCACTCAGGCACTCACGAAATTAACCACTTCGCATGCAGCAAATACAAAAACCTTGACATCGCTAGGAGACGAACGGTCGTCCCTGGAGAAACAAGAAGCGAGGCTGCGCGAACTTGTTACCGAGGCGGAAGACAAGCGAGCCTGGTTTAGCGGGTTCAAGGAATGGATGGACAGCCTGGCTGATTTCTTGGACGAAAAG TTCCcaaaaatcgagaaaatcgAAGAAGAGTTTATTTCATTACTTGCGGAACGAGCAGAAATGATTTCTAAACGACGTCTCGACGACATGAGTGATGATCTCTCATTGTTCCTTGGTGCACCTTCTGCGGGGGAGGAAATGGAAGTGGTCGACGAACTGGGACGAACAGTGCCATCGAGCACAGCTCCTCAATCTGCAGTTCGCAGAGTCCGTCGCGAGGCCCGACAATCTCGTCGCTCTACTCGTCCTAGCCACGCCGAAGACCAGGAGGGGTATTCGACAGATGGTTCACTGGGCTCCTCCGACGCGCAAGACCTCACTCAAGCAATCGCCCTGTGCAGGACCAAGGCCTCCTCTGTATTTTCAGACGTCACGGCGGAAGAGTTCAGAGACCCCCGGAAGGGAGTTGCCAAGTGGTTTGGAGAATGGAGGGAAAGATGGGGAGATAGTTATACTGGTGCTTGGGGCGGACTGGGTGTGGTCGGTGCTTGGGAGATGTGGGTTCGGTTGGAAGTCTTGGTTTGGGATCCGGTAATTGTAGGTCTCCTGCGTGCTCCACTTGATTTTGTCCCGTTTGTATTAATTGGGTGTGGTAGGATCGCCGAACACTTGACTCCTTCCGATG ACCTGGTACTATCAATGACAGCCACCGCTATCATCCCCCGCCTGTCGAAACTCATCCAAGCGGGCGCACTGGATCCCTATAGCGGGAAGCACGTCAAACGACTGCGGGACGTGGTGGAACAAATCGAGGCGATCGTGCAAGTTGATCCAGCCAAGCTCAACCCGCTGTTGGGAGCATGCATTGAGCCGTTCCGAAAGGCGGTGGACGGGCTCCACACGCAGCTTGGCGAATACAATCTCGGAGCGGCTGTGTTTGACCCGGAGGGTATTCCCGCACGAACGAGGTATCTAGTCAGAGTGTCAAAGTTGGTTGCGAACTTGGTGGCGTGGAGAAAGTATACGGGTGAAAAGTTTGGCGTTGGGGAGCTTATTGAGCGAGTGCTGAGCAAGGTTATGCTACCTGTGGCGGAAGGCGGTTGGGAA ttTATCCGGCGACCTAAACTTACG CTAGGCCATACAGAAATCAAGGAGGCGACGAATCCCAAGTCGCTCGGAACGTCACCTGCACCTTCGTCGCGGTCGACGACACCCACACCCGGAAACCCAGACCCCGAATCAGGCCCACTGGCGCGCACAGGCCTTTTGCTGATTAATGTGCTCGCTGCACGCGGGCTCACCCTCCCCGCGGGGGTCTCCATGCCCCCAGCAGTCGAAAAGGCACTCAACTCACAGCAGGCACAGATCGCAGCAAGCGTAACCAGCTCCAGTGTCTCCCAGCGCCAGCAAGCAAAGGGCCACAAGACCCGTGATTCGATGCAGAGGAAGCAGTGCTGGTGGTTGCCATATG TTGTGCTCGAGTTTGACAAGAACGAAGTGCTTATTGACGCGTTGGGAGGAGAAATCGCTGCGCCGGTCTGGATGTATCAGACTAATTT CGACGTTTCGCGAGCATCCGAGATTTCGCTCCAGATCTATTTGCGTTCCGGATCCAGCAACGCGACCACCAATGGCAGCGATGACATGGGCAAATCCGATATTTTCTTGGGCAACGTCAAGCTTACCCCTGACTTTGAGTTGACTGCAAGTCCCATTCCAACTCTTGTCTTTATAATTGCTTACGATAACTACCAGGGAGTAAAAGACGAGTGGCTCCCAGTTGCAGGCGGCTCTGGCCAGATCAACGTGCAAGTATCGTACAAGCAACAATCC AACGCTGCCCTTACCATTGATTCTTTCGACCTTCTCAAGGTTATTGGAAAGGGCAGTTTCGGAAAG GTCATGCAAGTCCGTAAGCGCGACACGTCTCGCATATACGCGCTCAAGACGATTCGCAAAGCCCATATTGCATCGAGAGGAGAGATCACGCATACTCTTGCCGAAAGAACAGTTCTTGCTCAG GTTAACAACCCATTCATTGTTCCCCTCAAATTCTGTTTCCAGTCAGAGGCTAAACTATACCTAGTTCTAGC GTTCATCAACGGTGGAGAGCTCTTCCACCATCTCCAACGAGAACAACGTTTCAATGAAGAGCGCAGCCGATTCTATGCTGCTGAGCTTTTGTTGGCGCTCGAGCATTTGCATGATTTCAACGTTGTCTATCG AGACCTGAAACCCGAAAACATTCTTCTCGACTATACGGGCCACATTGCGCTTTGCGACTTTGGGCTCTGCAAGCTCAATATGTCTGATTCGGACACTACCAACACATTCTGCG GGGTATACGTGAGTGCACCACTGTCACTATATGCCCTCCTTCTGAAAGGAACACAGGAAATCGGTCGATTGGTGGACACTTGGCGTACTGTTGTACGAGATGTTGACTGGATTACCTCCATTCTACGACG AAAACACCAACGAAATGTACCGCAAGATCTACAAGACCCTCTCCGCTTTGGCGACGAAATCGGCCCCGACGCACGCTCGCTCCTCACCGGCCTCCTCACCCGAGACCCCGCGGCGCGCCTCGGCGTCAACGGCGCGGAGGACATCAAAAAGCACCCGTTCTTTGCGAAAAACATCGACTTTAAGAAACTCGTTCAGAAAAAGATTCAGCCGCCGTTCAAGCCGAGCGTCGCGAGCGCGATCGACACGAGCAACTTTGACGACGTGTTTACGAGCGAGCAGCCGCTTGATTCGGTCGTGGATAGCAGCGAGCTGGGTCAAAGTGTGCAGGACAAGTTTGCTG GATTCTCGTACGACGGTCGAGATGCGAATGGGAATTTGACGGCTACTGGGCAGAGCTACATTGGTTAG
- a CDS encoding methyltransferase domain protein, giving the protein MATFAKSTFNAASYASFRPTYPRSLYDFIYTYHAQSKRAGWEKVVDLGCGTGQATLEVADRFKKAIGCDPSEGMVENARLAAERSGRARKPEFVVSPAEKLSFLEDSSADMIIAGALFDVMSSGILQLAKYRIHSLAQAAHWFDYKTLFPELARVLKPGGTVAIWNYAELRFGGRPALDPLIHDYSHGEKSLGPHWQQPGNYMRSILRVLDSTVLRSLDSRRLSSKDPPSNFFALGSLFIRRIYYVGDHEPDLQGEKLPIILKKYLTWDAFKSYLRTWSSLHDYLVKHPNDKDSEGRDIVDRLVKEVYEKGESLPDADTKAWKDGLLQNGRLLYYY; this is encoded by the exons ATGGCAACCTTTGCCAAGTCCACATTCAACGCCGCATCTTATGCATCATTCCGGCCGACATACCCCAGGTCACTCTATGATTTTATCTATACGTATCATGCACAATCAAAGCGTGCGGGGTGGGAAAAGGTCGTGGATCTTGGTTGTGGGACTG gccaaGCTACACTTGAAGTGGCCGATCGATTCAAAAAAGCGATAGGATGTGATCCATCAGAGGGTATGGTTGAAAACGCCCGGTTGGCCGCCGAGCGGTCAGGTCGAGCACGCAAACCAGAGTTTGTTGTCTCCCCAGCCGAGAAGCTTTCGTTTCTGGAAGATAGTTCAGCTGACATGATCATTGCTGGTGCGCTTTTCGATGTCATGTCATCCGGTATATTGCAGTTGGCTAAGTATAGAATTCATTCGTTAGCCCAAGCTGCCCATTGGTTCGACTACAAAACTCTGTTTCCAGAGTTGGCTCGCGTTCTCAAGCCTGGAGGGACGGTTGCGATTTGGAATTATGCCGAGCTGCGGTTTGGGGGACGTCCGGCTTTGGATCCTTTGATCCATGATTATTCTCACGGAGAAAAGAGCCTAGGTCCGCATTGGCAGCAGCCAGGTAACTATATGCGCTCTATCTTGCGGGTGCTTGACTCAACGGTACTCAGGTCGCTCGATTCTAGAAGGCTATCTTCAAAAGATCCCCCTTCCAACTTCTTCGCCTTGGGATCCCTCTTCATCCGTAGGatctactacgtgggggatCACGAGCCCGATCTTCAGGGAGAAAAACTCCCGATAATTTTGAAGAAATACTTAACATGGGATGCGTTCAAGTCCTACCTTCGTACATGGTCATCGCTACACGATTATCTTGTCAAACATCCGAACGACAAGGACTCAGAGGGGAGGGATATCGTCGATCGGTTGGTTAAGGAGGTGTACGAAAAAGGAGAAAGTCTACCAGACGCGGATACCAAAGCGTGGAAAGATGGTTTATTGCAGAATGGCCGCTTGCTTTATTATTACTAA
- a CDS encoding Tubulin/FtsZ family, GTPase domain, giving the protein MGFNISKYALCIQVGQAGNQVGEAFWDAILLEHGLDKSGQYHGNNPQQLDHLDVYFTEIEGYGRYVPRSIQVDLESGVCNRLRSGPLGALFRPDTFINGENGAGNNFAKGHYTEGAELIDTILEVLRKQVEQCEALQGFQLIHSLGGGSGSGLGSLLLAKIREEAPDRMLATFSVFPSPKVSDTVVEPYNTVLSLHQLVDNTDMTICVDNEALYDVTHRLNPQAQPEFHQLNRLIAQVMTGVSTTFRFPGQLNGDMRKMALNLIPFPRMHFLTPSVAPLSSISSQAYESLSVQELTNALFDRKNTLVACNPSFGRYLTAATIYRGNITSQEAQTAVQQLTTKNSASFVDWIPDNVSISLCDIPPPGYKRFGTCLGNNTAIQEVFKRSHGQFAAMFKRSAYLHWFTAEGMDQMEFTEAESNLLDLVAEYQQYQDAVAAEDEEVGYGQEVNYEQEYASEVPSEAFEGQSYAETETDQ; this is encoded by the exons ATGGGGTTTAATATCTCAAAATACGCGCTCTGTATACAGGTCGGCCAG GCAGGCAACCAG GTTGGCGAGGCGTTTTGGGATGCAATTTTGCTTGAGCATGGGCTGGATAAATCTGGT CAATATCACGGCAACAATCCCCAGCAACTAGACCAT CTCGACGTTTACTTTACGGAGATCGAGGGCTACGGCAGATATGTTCCTCGCAGTATTCAAGTGGATTTGGAAAGTGGTGTTTGCAACAGG CTTCGGAGTGGTCCTCTCGGCGCCCTGTTCCGCCCAGACACCTTTATCAACGGCGAAAATGGTGCCGGAAACAATTTTGCTAAAGGACACTATACTGAAG GGGCCGAGTTGATTGATACTATCCTT GAAGTGCTTCGAAAGCAAGTTGAACAATGTGAAGCGCTACAGGGGTTTCAACTCATCCACTCGCTCGGTGGCGGTTCCGGCTCTGGACTTGGCTCGCTTCTGTTGGCTAAAATCCGCGAA GAAGCCCCTGATCGCATGCTTGCGACATTTTCCGTATTCCCTTCGCCAAAGGTATCGGATACTGTGGTTGAG CCTTACAACACGGTACTCTCGTTGCATCAGCTTGTTGACAACACAGACATGACCATCTGCGTTGATAACGAAGCACT CTACGATGTTACGCACAGGCTTAACCCTCAAGCACAACCCGAGTTCCATCAGCTCAATCGA CTAATTGCACAGGTGATGACCGGTGTTTCAACCACCTTCCGCTTCCCAGGGCAGCTTAATGG GGATATGAGGAAGATGGCGTTGAACTTGATTCCGTTCCCCCGCATGCATTTCCTTACGCCAAGTGTTGCGCCTTTGAGCTCTATCAGTAGTCAAGCCTACGAATCACTCAGCGTCCAAGAATTGACCAATGC GCTCTTTGATCGCAAAAACACGCTCGTCGCTTGCAACCCCAGCTTCGGCCGATACCTCACTGCTGCTACCATCTATCGTGGCAACATAACTTCGCAAGAG GCTCAGACAGCCGTGCAACAACTGACGACCAAGAACTCGGCGTCCTTTGTAGA CTGGATTCCTGATAACGTATCTATTT CCCTATGCGATATTCCTCCTCCGGGGTATAAGCGATTTGGAACATGCCTGGGGAATAAT ACCGCTATTCAGGAAGTATTCAAACGGAGCCATGGCCAG TTCGCGGCGATGTTCAAGCGATCGGCATATCTTCACTGGTTCACTGCTGAAGGGATGGATCAGATGGAGTTTACGGAAGCCGAGTCTAACTTGCTGGATCTAGTTGCTGAATATCAACAGTACCAGGATGCAGT GGCCGCGGAAGATGAGGAAGTTGGCTACGGGCAAGAGGTCAACTATGAACAGGAATACGCGTCCGAGGTCCCGAGCGAGGCGTTTGAGGGCCAAAGCTATGCTGAGACCGAGACCGACCAATAA
- a CDS encoding Elongation factor Tu GTP binding domain, with translation MDNEAGGDNIRVITTIGHVDHGKTTFVDSLLAANNIISARMAGKIRYMDSREDEQERGITMESSAVSLRFKMMKRSAAGTPEAENFVINLIDTPGHVDFSSEVSSASRLCDGALVLVDVVEGVCSQTITVLRQAWVDRLRPVLVVNKFDRLILELKLSPFEAHHHLTQLIEQVNAVMGSFHAAERMEDDLRWREERERRLQARKEAGAESAENDANAGIEGADTSAEAVYQEKDDEDLYFAPEKGNVIFASAIDGWGFRVSRFAQMYAAKLGIKEGNLRRVLWGDFYLEPKTKRVISYKHLRGRNLKPLFVQFVLENIWAVYDSVVMNPNPDKVTKICSTLDVKVTPRDLKSKDTRQLAASVMSQWLPLATCTFSTVVDAIPPPHKAQGVRVSRMLHPDQDSDSLEPHNKLESDLYTCSTDAEACVVAYVSKMFAVPTKDLPANKKKEMTADEMRARGRAAREARAAAGVGDTIVEEAKPVDSGEHTVVETKPGALDGLVEEDETLIGFARLFSGVLRPGATVYCALPRFDNQKPNASTLRTVKVGLLFTMMGRDLVPVNEVRAGNVFAISGLEGVVWRNATLSDLPKLIRGLKLLSQADPCVESFQQQTGEWVILTAGELHLERCLKDLRERFAKIDVQASKPIVPFRETAVKAPDMPPPKSQSAVRGTIHGSSAHGAVTFTIRAAPMPNSITDFLQANVSVMRKWLREGRVKNESESTEFVEQGKAVTEEDVTADADSSQVATVKDVDFWPAFEKLCAEAGKEWTDLPGRIVATGPHHAGPNVLVGGTASGITSLQSRTDPRWKSQTKPEDAPTKKVYRDYEDSIDTGFQIATFQGPLCAEPVMGMAYFLEDVKQNPDATHTQPGQITGSMISAVRDACRAGLLDWSPRLKLAMYTCDIQATTEVLGKVYGVVARRRGRIVSEEMKEGSIFFTVEALLPVAESFGFADGLWPPHSCLSVLTNRPSFIQNCVGERQALQVRSLFSAGKSGGDPGPSFGLVPGCSALTGELIYRYELFDQDPFWVPTTEEELEDLGEKADRANVALGYVNAVRKRKGLFVEEKKFEAEKQRTLKK, from the exons ATGGACAACGAAGCCGGAGGTGATAACATTCG GGTCATTACCACAATCGGGCACGTCGATCATGGAAAGACTACATTCGTCGACTCCCTCTTAGCAGCAAACAATATCATTTCTGCTCGGATGGCCGGAAAGATCCGATACATGGATAGTAGAGAGGACGAACAAGAGAGAGGAATTACGATGGAGAGTAGCGCTGTGTCGCTGAGATTCAAAATGATGAAGCGTTCGGCTGCCGGAA CTCCCGAGGCCGAGAACTTCGTTATCAATCTAATTGATACACCTGGCCATGTTGACTTTTCGAGTGAAGTCTCTTCGGCCTCTCGTCTATGCGATGGTGCTCTAGTCTTGGTAGATGTAGTCGAAGGGGTCTGTTCACAG ACTATTACGGTGCTGCGCCAAGCATGGGTCGATCGTTTACGTCCTGTCCTGGTCGTCAACAAATTCGATCGCCTAATCTTGGAACTCAAATTATCCCCGTTCGAAGCTCATCACCATCTCACACAATTGATCGAGCAGGTTAACGCTGTTATGGGCAGCTTCCATGCTGCAGAGCGTATGGAAGACGATCTGCGGTGGCGCGAGGAACGTGAGCGCCGCTTACAGGCACGGAAAGAGGCTGGTGCGGAGAGTGCCGAGAACGATGCGAATGCGGGGATCGAGGGGGCCGATACGAGTGCGGAAGCAGTCTATCAGGAAAAAGACGATGAGGACCTATATTTCGCGCCTGAGAAAGGTAATGTTATATTCGCCTCGGCGATAGACGGATGGGGTTTCCGGGTGTCCAGATTTGCGCAGATGTATGCTGCCAAACTTGGGATAAAGGAAGGCAATTTGCGAAGAGTCTTGTGGGGAGATTTCTATCTTGAGCCCAAGACCAAGCGAGTCATTAGCTACAAGCATCTGCGCGGCCGGAATCTGAAGCCCTTGTTTGTGCAATTTGTGCTCGAAAATATATGGGCTGTGTACGATAGCGTGGTCATGAACCC GAATCCGGATAAGGTGACAAAGATTTGCAGCACCCTCGACGTTAAAGTTACGCCTCGAGACCTTAAATCAAAGGATACTCGTCAACTTGCAGCATCTGTTATGTCGCAATGGCTACCTTTGGCAACTTGTACATTTTCAACTGTGGTTGATGCCATACCACCCCCACACAAGGCTCAAGGAGTCCGTGTATCTCGCATGCTTCACCCTGATCAAGACTCCGATTCTCTGGAACCCCATAACAAACTTGAAAGCGACTTATACACATGTTCAACGGACGCCGAGGCATGTGTGGTCGCGTATGTGAGTAAAATGTTTGCCGTACCAACAAAGGACCTGCCGGCCaacaagaagaaagaaatgACTGCCGATGAGATGCGTGCCCGAGGTCGTGCTGCCAGAGAGGCCCGCGCTGCTGCTGGAGTGGGAGATACTATTGTCGAAGAGGCTAAGCCGGTGGATTCAGGGGAGCATACGGTCGTGGAAACCAAGCCGGGTGCGCTTGATGGGCTCGTAGAAGAGGACGAGACATTGATTGGATTCGCTCGCCTTTTCTCTGGCGTCCTTCGACCGGGTGCTACCGTCTATTGTGCTCTTCCTAGGTTCGATAATCAAAAACCTAACGCATCCACGTTGCGGACAGTCAAGGTTGGCTTACTATTTACTATGATGGGTCGGGACCTTGTCCCTGTCAACGAGGTGCGAGCTGGGAACGTGTTTGCTATCTCTGGCCTGGAGGGGGTTGTCTGGCGCAATGCTACGCTTT CCGATTTACCAAAGCTCATTCGAGGACTAAAGCTTCTCAGTCAGGCTGACCCTTGCGTTGAAAGCTTCCAGCAGCAGACAGGAGAATGGGTGATTCTCACCGCGGGAGAGTTGCATCTGGAG CGATGTTTGAAGGACCTGAGAGAGCGCTTTGCAAAGATTGATGTCCAAGCTTCCAAACCGATAGTTCCATTCCGAGAAACTGCGGTTAAAGCTCCCG ATATGCCTCCCCCAAAGTCTCAGAGCGCCGTGCGGGGAACTATTCATGGTTCGAGTGCTCATGGCGCAGTCACATTTACTATTCGGGCTGCACCAATGCCCAATAGCATTACAGATTTCCTCCAAGCCAATGTTAGCGTTATGCGCAAATGGCTAAGAGAAGGGCGTGTCAAAAACGAATCCGAGTCGACAGAATTTGTTGAGCAAGGCAAGGCAGTTACGGAGGAAGACGTGACCGCCGATGCGGACTCTTCCCAGGTCGCGACTGTCAAGGACGTAGATTTCTGGCCAGCCTTTGAGAAACTATGCGCAGAAGCTGGGAAAGAATGGACAGATCTACCTGGGCGTATCGTTGCGACTGGGCCTCATCATGCTGGTCCGAATGTACTTGTGGGCGGGACAGCTTCCGGTATTACTTC ACTCCAGAGTCGTACAGATCCGCGCTGGAAGTCTCAAACCAAACCTGAGGACGCACCTACCAAAAAGGTCTATCGAGATTATGAAGATAGCATCGATACAGGATTTCAGATTGCCACCTTCCAAGGCCCATTGTGTGCGGAACCCGTCATGGGTATGGCTTATTTCCTGGAAGATGTAAAACAAAACCCGGACGCTA CGCATACACAACCTGGACAAATCACGGGCTCGATGATCTCCGCCGTTCGCGATGCTTGCCGCGCTGGGCTATTGGATTGGTCACCCCGGCTTAAGCTCGCCATGTATACATGTGACATCCAAGCCACGA CGGAGGTTCTTGGGAAAGTGTATGGTGTTGTCGCCCGCCGACGTGGCCGCATCGTTTCGGAAGAAATGAAGGAGGGCTCGATCTTCTTCACTGTCGAGGCGCTCCTCCCTGTCGCTGAAAGTTTTGGATTTGCTGATGGTCTGTGGCCTCCACATTCGTGTTTGTCTGTGTTGACCAATCGCCCATCTTTCATCCAGAATTGCGTGGGCGAACGTCAGGCGCTGCAAGTCCGCAGCTTATTTTCAGCGGGTAAGTCCGGTGGCGACCCTGGACCTAGCTTTGGTCTAGTTCCTGGATGCTCGGCGCTCACGGGCGAGCTGATCTACAGATACGAGCTATTCGACCAAGACCCATTCTGGGTCCCAACCACCGAAGAGGAACTCGAGGACCTTGGTGAAAAGGCGGACCGGGCCAACGTTGCTCTCGGATATGTGAATGCCGTGAGGAAACGCAAAGGTCTGTTCGTGGAGGAAAAGAAGTTCGAGGCGGAAAAGCAGAGGACACTCAAAAAGTAA